A genomic window from Pelagicoccus albus includes:
- a CDS encoding response regulator, protein MHADEKIRILVADDHYIVRTGLVSLIGTAGDMLVVCQANSGKSAIEQSRAHQPDIALLDLRMPEGGGAPTIKAIKSEFPDCGIIVFSAFNGDEDIFRAFDAGANGYILKSSIGDDLLDAIREVYAGRKWIPRDVSSRLAIRKTHETLTPREIEVLSEIAHGKSNKEIASQLQISDYTVKDHIKNILGKMQVAARTEAVTVAIQRGIIEI, encoded by the coding sequence ATGCACGCTGACGAAAAAATACGAATCCTCGTCGCCGATGACCACTACATCGTCCGTACAGGCTTGGTCTCGCTGATAGGTACAGCGGGAGATATGCTCGTTGTCTGCCAAGCCAACTCAGGTAAGTCCGCGATCGAGCAATCCCGAGCCCACCAGCCCGATATCGCCCTATTGGATCTGCGAATGCCAGAGGGCGGAGGAGCGCCCACGATTAAGGCAATTAAAAGCGAGTTCCCTGACTGCGGGATCATCGTATTTTCCGCTTTCAACGGGGACGAGGATATCTTCAGAGCCTTTGATGCGGGAGCAAATGGATACATCCTCAAGAGTTCGATAGGGGACGATTTACTCGACGCAATCCGCGAAGTCTACGCGGGTCGAAAATGGATACCTCGAGACGTGTCCAGTCGTCTTGCCATCCGCAAAACCCATGAAACCCTTACACCTCGCGAAATCGAAGTCCTCTCTGAAATAGCCCACGGCAAATCGAATAAAGAAATAGCCAGCCAGCTGCAAATTTCAGACTACACGGTGAAAGACCATATCAAAAACATTCTCGGCAAGATGCAGGTTGCAGCTCGAACCGAAGCCGTCACTGTCGCAATCCAAAGGGGAATAATCGAGATCTAG
- a CDS encoding alpha-amylase family glycosyl hydrolase, with amino-acid sequence MNEIILDLPLGAGVLDEGVGFKVWAPNADAVSVVGDWNDWDEEADELTRDEGGNWSGICAGAKPGSHYKFVVKNGDKRMERIDPRAREVTNSVGNGIVYADDFDWEDDDFELPPHNELVVYEVHARTFAELEKEGNRDKPVLDLVCEKLDYLQGLGINALEIMPVAEFAGDISWGYNPSHIYAVESSYGGPDALKRLVKEAHRRGIGVILDVVYNHFGPSDLDIWQFDGWDENGLGGIYFYNDWKAETPWGQTRPDYGRGEVCQYIHDNAMMWLQEFRVDGLRYDMTLYIRSVRADGADHLPDGLELIRWINKDARELPEGKILIAEDLQNEPQLTDALEHGGAGFHAQWDAAFVHPVRDVLIQPEDSSRSMQKICDALTFRYNGDAFQRVVYTESHDEVANGQARVAHEIDAENETGFHASARVGIGACLALTAPGVPMLFQGQEFLEGDWFSDDKPVDWSRRDEVKGMVRLFGDLIEARLNKSGNSAGLTGQGIEILHCNEADNILSFHRWRDHGEGDDVMVFINLGNQEHVKYKLGFPAPGLWNCLVNSASDEYHRPESISEEGDKRAKLEAYDSADASASINLAPYSFLVFSLAKIRDVAAD; translated from the coding sequence ATGAACGAGATAATCTTAGATTTACCGCTGGGCGCTGGCGTCTTGGATGAGGGAGTAGGCTTTAAGGTTTGGGCGCCAAACGCGGATGCCGTTTCGGTAGTGGGAGACTGGAACGATTGGGATGAGGAAGCGGATGAGTTAACCCGGGATGAAGGAGGTAACTGGTCGGGCATCTGTGCCGGGGCGAAACCCGGATCGCATTACAAGTTTGTAGTGAAAAATGGTGACAAGCGGATGGAGCGGATCGATCCGCGAGCTCGCGAAGTGACCAACTCCGTCGGTAACGGAATCGTTTATGCGGATGATTTCGACTGGGAAGACGATGACTTCGAACTCCCGCCTCATAACGAACTGGTCGTTTACGAAGTTCACGCCCGCACTTTCGCAGAGCTCGAAAAGGAGGGAAATCGCGACAAGCCTGTTCTCGACCTTGTCTGTGAGAAGTTGGACTACCTGCAAGGCCTCGGGATCAACGCCCTGGAAATCATGCCGGTGGCGGAGTTCGCCGGCGATATTTCCTGGGGCTACAACCCATCGCACATTTATGCGGTAGAAAGCAGCTATGGTGGCCCAGATGCTCTTAAGCGCCTCGTCAAGGAAGCCCACCGGCGAGGTATCGGTGTGATTCTTGATGTGGTTTACAACCACTTCGGGCCGAGCGACCTCGATATCTGGCAGTTCGACGGCTGGGACGAGAATGGGCTGGGAGGAATATACTTTTATAATGACTGGAAGGCAGAGACGCCCTGGGGGCAAACTCGACCGGATTACGGTCGTGGAGAGGTGTGCCAGTACATCCATGACAACGCCATGATGTGGCTGCAGGAGTTTCGCGTGGATGGACTCCGCTATGACATGACACTCTACATCCGCAGTGTGCGAGCCGACGGAGCGGATCATTTGCCCGACGGTCTCGAACTCATCCGTTGGATCAACAAGGACGCTCGCGAGCTACCAGAGGGAAAGATCCTGATCGCGGAAGACTTGCAGAACGAGCCGCAGTTGACAGATGCTCTGGAACACGGCGGGGCTGGATTTCACGCCCAGTGGGATGCTGCCTTCGTTCATCCGGTACGTGATGTTTTGATACAACCAGAGGACTCCAGCAGATCGATGCAGAAGATTTGCGATGCGCTGACTTTCCGCTACAATGGAGATGCCTTTCAACGAGTCGTGTATACAGAATCTCATGACGAAGTTGCGAACGGCCAAGCTCGAGTCGCTCACGAAATCGATGCGGAAAACGAGACCGGCTTTCATGCAAGCGCTCGGGTGGGAATAGGAGCTTGCCTCGCCTTGACCGCTCCCGGAGTGCCGATGTTATTCCAAGGACAAGAGTTCTTGGAGGGGGATTGGTTTTCAGATGACAAGCCGGTTGACTGGTCTCGTCGAGACGAGGTCAAAGGTATGGTCCGGTTGTTCGGGGACTTGATCGAAGCTCGGTTGAACAAGAGTGGCAACTCCGCTGGATTGACGGGGCAGGGAATTGAGATCCTACATTGTAACGAGGCGGACAATATTCTCTCTTTTCACCGCTGGCGGGATCACGGGGAGGGTGACGATGTGATGGTTTTCATCAATCTAGGCAACCAAGAGCATGTGAAATACAAGCTCGGTTTTCCAGCCCCGGGTCTCTGGAACTGTCTGGTAAACTCAGCCTCCGACGAATATCACCGACCGGAGAGCATTTCTGAAGAGGGGGACAAACGAGCCAAGCTGGAAGCCTATGACTCTGCCGATGCGAGCGCTTCCATTAACCTAGCTCCGTATTCTTTTCTCGTTTTCAGCCTAGCCAAGATTCGTGATGTTGCGGCTGACTAA
- a CDS encoding histidine kinase has translation MINFLKPLCLAALVIGSTISPAQKEPSPEQPLRTIAEISALSDNVAGRQLQISVTGVVTAAEPSWEGQFFIQDDTGGVWVEYYGDQTPPVSSLIQITGESHPGAFAPIIAKPRWKVLGTAPLPAALPVAIEDLVLGVFDGKRVEVRGIVRAVEINTDHASLTLAIGGHRLEVWTPIEAIPDPDSLIASKVLARGATATHYIQDLRHLTGVGVYVSRPEDFEVISHEEHNPFASDPIPINRVAQHRPGMGSDNRIRILGTVTHKSMGSRVFIQDDTAALRITSSHTEGVEVGDTVEVVGFLEIEQHLPVLNDAEFRPVNVPPPDFSAVPVTFEELKRGLHHGERITLEGKVLDRTTRQILDANGNRIGNATTWLIQGKDLTFNVEYENSSVDPIETIAPIGSVIKAEGVCFSVIEEPIELKSVQLLLSDLQDIVVLAHPSWITPKKLLAGLAVLAVLLLIATTWSLTVSKKNATLKILVREKQEAQDQLREANENLEQKVVDRSNQLQTEMTARKASQLEFKATIAERTRLARDLHDTLEQALTGISLQLDTATKLFTEPNKAEHHVRLARRWLQQSQLELRQSIWDLRSRELEQFDLPQALRQNMERLAESIQLKSHFEITGLRQRLPETLEENILRIGHEAMTNIAKHANASNVWVQLSFEPNQLSLIVKDDGQGFDVNANIESAEHHYGLLGMRERAQRIHGSLTIESRPRHGTQIQVTIPFTPRKSQEASPQN, from the coding sequence GCCAGAACAACCGCTTCGGACCATCGCAGAGATCTCGGCCCTATCTGATAACGTGGCAGGAAGGCAGCTCCAAATCAGCGTGACCGGCGTTGTGACAGCTGCTGAGCCTAGCTGGGAAGGACAATTTTTTATCCAAGACGATACAGGCGGAGTCTGGGTAGAATATTACGGAGACCAAACGCCCCCGGTGAGCTCGCTCATCCAAATCACGGGCGAGAGCCACCCGGGAGCATTCGCGCCCATTATCGCAAAACCTAGGTGGAAAGTCCTTGGTACCGCTCCGCTACCTGCTGCCTTGCCCGTCGCGATAGAAGATCTGGTCTTGGGCGTATTCGATGGAAAGAGGGTCGAAGTACGAGGGATCGTGCGAGCAGTTGAAATCAATACCGATCACGCTTCCCTCACTCTAGCCATCGGAGGGCATCGGCTCGAAGTATGGACCCCTATCGAAGCGATCCCCGACCCAGACTCCCTGATCGCTTCCAAGGTCCTTGCTCGTGGAGCCACTGCGACTCACTATATTCAAGACCTCCGGCACCTTACAGGCGTAGGAGTCTACGTCTCCCGTCCAGAGGATTTCGAAGTGATCTCGCACGAAGAGCACAATCCTTTTGCTAGCGACCCTATCCCTATAAACCGAGTCGCTCAACACAGACCAGGCATGGGATCGGATAACCGTATTCGCATTTTAGGCACAGTTACCCACAAAAGCATGGGATCACGCGTTTTCATCCAGGACGACACAGCAGCCCTCCGCATTACGAGTTCCCACACAGAAGGGGTTGAAGTAGGCGACACGGTGGAAGTCGTAGGATTTCTCGAGATAGAGCAACACCTTCCCGTTTTAAACGATGCAGAGTTTCGTCCAGTGAACGTACCACCACCTGATTTTTCTGCCGTCCCTGTCACCTTTGAAGAGCTAAAACGCGGGCTTCACCATGGGGAGCGGATTACGCTTGAAGGCAAGGTCCTCGACCGGACCACGCGCCAAATCCTGGATGCCAACGGGAACCGTATCGGGAATGCCACCACATGGTTAATTCAAGGAAAGGACCTGACCTTCAATGTGGAATACGAGAACTCTTCGGTAGACCCGATTGAAACAATTGCCCCCATCGGGAGCGTCATCAAAGCAGAGGGCGTTTGCTTCTCCGTCATTGAGGAACCTATCGAATTAAAATCCGTTCAACTCCTCCTCTCCGACTTGCAAGATATAGTCGTGCTCGCCCACCCCAGCTGGATCACACCCAAGAAGCTGCTGGCAGGCTTAGCAGTACTCGCAGTCTTGCTTCTCATTGCCACCACTTGGTCGCTCACCGTTTCGAAGAAAAATGCGACCCTCAAAATACTCGTCAGAGAAAAGCAAGAAGCGCAGGACCAACTTCGAGAAGCTAACGAAAACCTAGAACAAAAGGTCGTCGACCGGTCAAACCAGCTACAGACTGAGATGACTGCACGCAAAGCTTCACAACTGGAGTTCAAAGCGACCATCGCCGAACGCACCCGCTTAGCGAGAGATCTCCACGACACTCTAGAACAAGCCCTCACCGGTATAAGCCTCCAACTTGATACAGCCACGAAACTATTCACCGAACCGAATAAAGCGGAACACCATGTTCGCCTCGCCCGCCGCTGGCTCCAGCAAAGCCAGCTCGAACTCCGACAGTCGATCTGGGACTTGAGATCTAGAGAGCTCGAGCAATTCGACCTACCGCAAGCCCTACGCCAAAACATGGAAAGATTGGCGGAAAGCATACAGTTAAAAAGCCATTTTGAGATCACCGGGCTGCGGCAACGCTTGCCTGAAACCCTCGAAGAAAACATATTAAGAATCGGCCACGAGGCGATGACCAACATCGCTAAGCATGCAAACGCATCCAATGTTTGGGTACAGCTTTCATTTGAGCCAAACCAGCTTTCCCTAATCGTTAAGGACGACGGCCAAGGCTTCGACGTCAATGCAAACATAGAGTCGGCCGAGCATCACTACGGTTTACTAGGCATGAGAGAGAGGGCTCAACGTATCCATGGATCTCTCACTATCGAATCCAGGCCTCGCCATGGCACCCAAATTCAGGTAACGATTCCCTTCACCCCACGTAAATCCCAAGAGGCATCGCCCCAAAATTAA
- a CDS encoding transporter substrate-binding domain-containing protein produces the protein MTSRILLSIFLGLATLLAPVSADKETSRLDLILERGYLTVGTTGDFKPFTYLNPKTEEYEGIDIDAAKDIAAKLGVELHIEGTTWPTLVEGILEDRYDLAVGGITRTLSRQTQVYITEPYFQTGKCPLVREADVSKLSTIADLNQPSVRVGVNPGGTNERFVRQMLPQANVTVVEDNLSIPGKVLAGEFDVMITDNVEAMIFEKKLPGLAASHPSEPFTVEDFGYLLPRGDEAWLNWLNLYVHQANQKGYYRDWEEKWLELHSKPAEE, from the coding sequence ATGACCTCTCGTATACTCCTATCTATCTTCCTTGGCCTCGCCACATTGCTAGCGCCGGTATCCGCCGATAAAGAGACCTCTCGCTTGGATCTCATTCTTGAACGCGGATACCTCACCGTTGGGACGACCGGCGACTTTAAACCCTTCACCTACCTCAACCCCAAAACCGAAGAGTACGAAGGCATCGATATCGATGCAGCCAAAGACATCGCCGCCAAACTCGGCGTAGAGCTGCATATCGAGGGAACGACCTGGCCGACCCTAGTTGAGGGAATCCTTGAAGATCGTTACGATCTCGCGGTCGGCGGCATCACTCGAACCCTAAGCCGCCAGACACAGGTCTACATCACCGAACCCTACTTTCAAACGGGAAAATGTCCCCTCGTTCGGGAAGCCGATGTATCCAAACTGTCGACGATCGCGGACCTCAACCAGCCTTCCGTCAGAGTCGGCGTCAATCCGGGTGGGACCAACGAACGCTTCGTCCGCCAAATGCTGCCACAAGCCAATGTAACAGTCGTCGAAGACAACCTGTCGATCCCCGGAAAAGTCCTGGCAGGCGAGTTCGACGTCATGATCACCGACAACGTGGAGGCCATGATCTTTGAAAAGAAACTGCCCGGGCTCGCCGCCTCCCATCCGTCCGAGCCTTTCACGGTAGAGGACTTTGGATACCTCCTTCCGCGAGGAGACGAAGCCTGGCTAAATTGGCTAAACCTCTACGTTCACCAAGCGAACCAGAAGGGCTACTACCGCGATTGGGAAGAGAAATGGCTAGAGCTCCACTCGAAGCCAGCCGAAGAGTGA